The Miscanthus floridulus cultivar M001 chromosome 17, ASM1932011v1, whole genome shotgun sequence genome has a window encoding:
- the LOC136518722 gene encoding uncharacterized protein, with protein MAAPQSSTDSLVPPLRRRPRRLVFDRRYGWIFDEWTDPADQALSGGRGMFCAVTTARSLVNAAASSINYADSSISRVLQHPKRLPLPAYMSSLAFRKKQQAWFRELECSGVVADLKLIHCCTHSVLECTATDCLCLTKKHGHL; from the exons atggcggcgccTCAGTCCTCCACCGATTCGCTGGTTCcgcccctccgccgccgcccgcgccgcctCGTCTTCGACCGCCGCTACGGCTGGAT CTTCGACGAGTGGACGGACCCCGCCGACCAAGCCCTCTCCGGCGGCCGCGGAAT GTTCTGTGCGGTGACGACGGCACGGTCGCTGGTGAACGCTGCGGCGTCCTCG attaaCTATGCTGACAGTTCAATCAGCAGAGTTCTTCAACACCCCAAAAGACTGCCTCTACCAGCATATATGTCTAGCCTAGCATTCCGCAAGAAGCAGCAAGCCTGGTTTCGTGAACTTGAATGCTCTGGAGTCGTAGCTGATCTTAAGTTAATACACTGTTGTACTCATTCTGTACTGGAATGTACAGCAACTGATTGCCTCTGTTTAACAAAGAAGCATGGTCATCTGTAA